A genomic window from Centroberyx gerrardi isolate f3 chromosome 14, fCenGer3.hap1.cur.20231027, whole genome shotgun sequence includes:
- the pdpn gene encoding podoplanin: MKVQLLLLLALVGPFCSFTHASPTELPTELDLATAAPGTEAAPEATEALKVDDTVVTGAPPAEPEALPEEVVTEAPAEEAPAATEAAQAAPEETAAATEAPAAATDAPAVEEEPAAAATEAPAAVTEAPAAPEEAEAQPEETGAVEAETGEEVVVEDGAEEGLTSGQVVGIVIGALVAVIIVIAVVIAVVRRMGKYSP; encoded by the exons ATGAAAGTTCAGCTGCTGCTCCTGTTGGCCCTGGTTGGCCCGTTCTGCTCCTTCACACATGCAA GCCCAACAGAACTCCCTACAGAACTGGATTTGGCGACCGCCGCCCCCGGGACAGAAGCCGCCCCAGAGGCCACCGAGGCCCTGAAAGTGGACGACACCGTGGTCACCGGGGCTCCTCCTGCCGAACCCGAGGCTCTCCCCGAAGAAGTCGTGACAGAAGCCCCCGCGGAGGAGGCGCCCGCCGCCACCGAAGCCGCTCAGGCCGCCCCCGAGGAGACCGCCGCCGCGACCGAGGCCCCGGCCGCCGCGACCGACGCACCGGCGGTCGAGGAAGaacccgccgccgccgccacggAGGCTCCCGCTGCGGTGACCGAGGCCCCCGCTGCCCCCGAGGAGGCTGAGGCCCAACCGGAGGAGACGGGAGCCGTGGAGGCAGAGACGGGTGAAGAGGTGGTCGTTGAAGACGGCGCAGAGG AGGGCCTGACTTCTGGCCAGGTAGTGGGCATCGTGATTGGCGCGTTGGTGGCAGTGATCATCGTTATCGCCGTGGTGATTGCTGTGGTGAGGAGGATGGGCAAATACTC CCCTTGA
- the prdm2a gene encoding PR domain zinc finger protein 2 — translation MMEDSPHLYISEFGDDEDIEEEEEDEEEEMEDNDQEESNMEPDTTKSLSPDLHEDPDQDTDLEWDSFPCQHCERHFTSKQGLERHMHIHPLANKQTHTYEYNNSNMSFGSKIGHWQHEKRHENSTGSLIKPVNSPGSVMQTGGLDPTSSPSSSGTSILAAGDQTTQLEGGHACKYCEKIFSTHTNKRRHERRIHEQHLRIKRVEKTQLPQEENIQRIFSATSQQETRLSDNTAPAAVLENVGEQVEQYMLDVSSNISENLSFYIDGKIVSTSTVSSCEVAEVNSGSSTLVGLDALILDPAQISQVLNADAITGKEISGQPLAKRRTATPPLLPQIKTELESEVVVSSSSSSFVSSLIENLLPQNTESTVVQKERTVFLSPKLKQLLEKQDGLKPTLALITDGQKPCSPLSLSVLPAGTGRFKRRTGSPPSSPQQIPTSNEETTMPDTGDCDTFSAAQMETQHSSPVHKTANEKDSTTPLVEEPITNPLLAESWPSLTGGNSCNQQPLDLSNAVKRNEDVALADAVLDLSLQKKSPGDPELTSNLVTQAVLKKRKPNTCMLEKVLMNEYANIDIGEQNISLGNPETPLVTDFTIVAGSDMMTTAQPIAEGLVYGLALPSNSLTPSPSSLTPVALQPASPCTIAFASPASHSVLPAAPSLITVLAPPASISNPSNQPIQVLAPNISPEPLVICTENTLNSSECDLTTAFTATNAANLVTLSQPLDPALNLPGHVFLTDQIALNAPLVESTAGSEMPFTPTVTLNDSLINSYNITSNTVLIECTIALEAPGNIVPTAITLQENTAEPPAPAQMVINHIEQQIVSVPNPQTVDPTILVSSIAESVTLSTTSAVMSDCPTVGESNPAPEPVVSEEPPTPKEEETADNSISTPETSAKTPPRSEQAKEEESSSDTSSDAQQQTFTKNFICNVCDKLFHSMKELGHHVSDHADEWPYKCEFCLLLFGKPSALLDHRSSLHGVGKTYVCSACTKEFVYLCNLKQHQEELHPGQQCTYTEEEKGKLRPQNYNNSTKVNTEASVPSASEESKKSVKKEEGEVDAAAEELFTTIKIMASDGSKLKGPDVRLGINQHYPSFKPPPFPYHNRSPAGSVASATNFTTHNIPQTFSTAIRCTKCGKSFDNMPELHKHILACANASDKRRYTPKKNPIPLRHFAKAQNGVLSTTNSTNGLNASHRASQANRSKPNQESSVKMKLSALNKRKKKLVQRAMSQRNKSASSSNKVTPAQVNEEQEIFVCPHCSREFTLRRSRTKHMAVCPKKPKEVKKRKDVGVSVTKENNGHLRRGVSHLEEKRQASAHHKTRLQTSSPAKRPAILPVQTVLSNKKSKIIIKESAQPKQETSTLSELPIVRTFNPSMRQYSRVQHGVKEIPIKITIVKPQQTQPQPKRDELPPTQSRETATGVVTSSSLQQSATASVKDKLMTIQQPTRDRQDPVV, via the exons ATGATGGAGGATTCTCCTCACTTATATATCTCTGAATTTGGAGATGATGAGGAcatagaggaggaagaggaagatgaagaggaagagatggaggacaaTGATCAAGAGGAATCTAACATGGAACCAGATACGACTAAGTCATTGTCCCCTGATCTCCACGAAGATCCTGATCAGGATACGGATTTAGAGTGGGACTCTTTTCCCTGCCAGCACTGTGAGAGACATTTTACCAGCAAACAAGGCTTGGAGCGTCACATGCACATCCATCCCTTGGcaaacaagcagacacacacatacgaatACAATAACAGCAACATGTCCTTTGGTTCAAAGATAGGTCACTGGCAGCATGAGAAGAGGCATGAAAATAGCACTGGTTCTTTGATAAAGCCAGTGAATTCTCCAGGCTCCGTCATGCAAACTGGTGGTCTAGACCCTACTTCTTCTCCCAGTAGCTCTGGTACTTCCATCTTGGCTGCTGGAGACCAGACTACTCAGCTAGAAGGGGGACATGCTTGCAAGTATTGTGAAAAGATATTTAGTACACATACTAACAAGAGACGACATGAGCGCAGGATCCATGAGCAGCACCTCCGAATCAAACGTGTTGAAAAAACCCAACTGCCTCAGGAGGAAAACATTCAGAGAATATTCAGTGCAACATCTCAACAGGAAACACGGCTCAGTGACAATACAGCTCCTGCAGCTGTTCTGGAGAATGTAGGGGAACAAGTAGAACAATATATGCTAGACGTCTCTAGCAATATCTCTGAGAATCTCAGCTTTTACATTGATGGGAAGATAGTGTCGACAAGCACAGTTAGCAGCTGTgaagtagctgaggttaactcTGGATCTTCTACTTTGGTTGGACTGGATGCCCTGATTCTTGATCCTGCCCAAATCAGCCAGGTTCTAAATGCAGATGCAATTACAGGCAAAGAGATATCTGGTCAACCACTGGCCAAGAGAAGAACTGCAACGCCACCTCTTTTACCACAAATTAAAACTGAACTGGAGTCTGAGGTTGTTGTGTCGTCGTCATCCTCATCATTTGTGTCTTCTTTGATAGAAAATCTACTTCCTCAGAATACAGAATCTACAGTTgtgcagaaagaaagaactgtgtttctgtctcctaAGTTGAAGCAGCTCCTGGAGAAGCAGGATGGCCTTAAACCTACGCTTGCGCTCATAACAGATGGCCAGAAGCCTTGttcacctctctccctttctgtcctgCCTGCAGGAACAGGGAGATTTAAAAGAAGGACCGGATCCCCACCCAGCTCTCCACAGCAAATCCCAACATCTAATGAGGAAACAACAATGCCAGATACAGGAGATTGTGATACTTTTAGTGCAGCACAGATGGAGACCCAACATAGCTCACCTGTGCACAAAACAGCCAATGAGAAGGATAGCACAACACCATTGGTAGAAGAGCCAATAACAAATCCTCTCTTGGCAGAGAGCTGGCCCTCCTTAACTGGGGGCAATTCTTGTAACCAACAACCACTGGATCTCTCTAATGCTGTCAAAAGAAATGAAGATGTAGCTTTAGCGGATGCTGTGCTGGACTTGAGTTTGCAAAAAAAGAGCCCAGGTGACCCAGAGTTGACATCAAATTTAGTTACGCAAGcagttttgaaaaaaagaaaaccaaacacCTGCATGTTGGAGAAGGTGTTGATGAATGAGTATGCAAATATTGACATTGGAGAGCAAAACATAAGCCTAGGGAATCCCGAGACCCCTTTAGTCACAGACTTTACCATAGTTGCAGGTTCAGACATGATGACTACAGCCCAGCCTATTGCAGAAGGACTTGTTTATGGACTTGCCCTACCCTCCAATTCTCTCACTCCATCaccctcctctcttaccccaGTTGCCTTGCAGCCAGCGTCACCATGCACTATAGCTTTTGCTTCGCCAGCCTCACACTCAGTGCTCCCAGCTGCTCCTTCATTAATTACAGTTTTGGCACCACCAGCTTCGATTTCTAACCCCTCAAACCAACCAATTCAGGTGTTGGCCCCAAATATATCACCTGAACCTTTGGTAATCTGcacagaaaatacattaaattcTTCAGAGTGTGATTTAACCACTGCATTTACCGCTACAAATGCTGCAAACCTTGTTACCCTCTCCCAGCCCCTTGACCCAGCTCTAAATCTACCTGGTCACGTGTTTCTCACTGATCAGATTGCTCTCAATGCACCTTTGGTTGAATCTACTGCTGGGTCAGAAATGCCATTCACACCCACTGTAACTTTAAATGATTCCCTCATCAACTCTTACAATATTACCAGCAACACTGTTTTGATTGAGTGCACAATAGCTCTTGAAGCCCCAGGGAATATTGTCCCTACTGCAATTACCTTACAAGAAAATACTGCTGAGCCTCCAGCACCTGCGCAGATGGTTATAAATCACATAGAACAACAGATTGTATCAGTACCCAACCCTCAAACTGTTGATCCCACTATTCTAGTATCCTCCATCGCAGAATCAGTAACTCTATCAACCACCTCTGCAGTTATGTCTGATTGTCCTACAGTGGGGGAATCAAATCCTGCCCCAGAACCTGTTGTTAGTGAGGAGCCACCAACCCcaaaagaggaagaaactgCTGACAATTCCATTTCCACACCTGAAACCTCAGCTAAAACCCCACCCCGCTCTGAACAAGCTAAAGAGGAAGAATCCTCAAGTGACACATCTAGTGATGCACAACAACAGACTTTCACCAAGAACTTCATCTGCAATGTGTGCGATAAGCTTTTCCATTCAATGAAAGAACTAGGCCACCATGTAAGTGACCATGCTGATGAATGGCCCTACAAATGTGAGTTCTGCCTGCTGCTCTTTGGTAAGCCCTCCGCTTTGCTTGATCATCGATCTAGCCTCCATGGTGTTGGCAAGACTTATGTCTGCAGTGCATGCACAAAAGAATTTGTCTACCTTTGCAACCTGAAACAGCATCAGGAAGAACTGCACCCTGGCCAGCAGTGTACAtacacagaggaagaaaagggcAAACTAAGACCTCAGAACTACAACAACTCCACAAAAGTCAACACAGAGGCTTCAGTGCCTTCTGCCTCAGAGGAGTCCAAGAAATCagttaaaaaagaagaaggtgaagtagatgctgctgctgaagaACTGTTTACAACAATTAAAATCATGGCCTCGGATGGAAGCAAACTCAAAGGCCCTGATGTTCGTCTCGGCATCAACCAACACTATCCCAGTTTCAAACCACCTCCATTTCCCTACCACAATAGATCCCCTGCTGGCTCGGTGGCTTCAGCCACAAACTTCACCACCCACAACATCCCGCAAACCTTCAGTACAGCTATTCGTTGCACCAAGTGTGGAAAAAGCTTTGATAACATGCCAGAGCTGCACAAACACATCCTTGCTTGTGCGAATGCCAGTGATAAAAGGCGGTACACACCCAAAAAGAATCCCATCCCACTTCGCCACTTTGCTAAAGCTCAAAATGGAGTTCTGTCTACTACCAACTCTACTAATGGACTAAATGCTTCCCACAGAGCCAGCCAGGCAAACAGGTCCAAACCTAACCAAGAATCTTCAGTAAAGATGAAGCTCAGTGCCCTcaacaaaaggaaaaagaagttGGTCCAAAGGGCCATGTCACAGAGGAACAAGTCAGCCTCTTCGTCAAATAAAGTCACCCCTGCACAAGTGAATGAGGAGCAGGAGATATTTGTCTGCCCGCACTGTAGTCGGGAGTTCACATTACGCCGCAGCAGAACCAAACACATGGCAGTCTGCCCCAAGAAACCTAAAGAagtgaagaaaaggaaagatgtAGGAGTCTCTGTCACCAAGGAAAATAATGGCCACCTGCGCAGAGGGGTTTCTCACTTGGAAGAAAAACGACAAGCCTCAGCTCACCACAAAACCAGACTCCAGACTTCCAGCCCTGCTAAGAGGCCAGCGATCCTACCTGTGCAAACTGTCctttcaaacaaaaaaagtaaaatcatTATAAAAGAGAGTGCGCAACCCAAACAGGAGACGTCCACACTGAGTGAACTTCCCATCGTTCGTACTTTCAACCCCTCCATGCGCCAGTATAGTCGAGTGCAGCATGGTGTCAAAGAAATCCCCATTAAAATCACCATAGTGAAACCACAACAGACTCAACCACAGCCCAAGAGGGATGAGCTTCCTCCCACCCAGAGCCGAGAAACGGCCACCGGAGTCGTTACCAGCAGCAGCTTGCAGCAGAGCGCTACAGCTTCAGTGAAAGACAAACTGATGACCATTCAGCAGCCCACGAGGGATCGGCAG gACCCTGTTGTATGA